The region TTCGTCCTACTCATTTTCATCTCCTTATTTATTTTCATCTTCATCTATCCCTTCAAATTcataatcaaattcaaattcagAACCAAATTCAAATTCAGAATCAAAATCTAGCTCATCCGACCGAACTTTCTTTTTCCATTCATCTACTGCATCTTTATCTTCattttcatcttcatcttcGTCTTTATAGCTCGTTTCTGATTCCAAATCAAGTTCTTCCTCATCTGcatcttcttcatcttcgtCTTCATCTGTCCCTTCTGATTCCATAACATCTTCTGAATCATCTGATTATCAATATATAGATGCGCTAATTAGTTTACATAGAACACAACATTGTTGAACTAATTCATAGATCAAAACAGAAGTTTTACGAGGATGATAATTAAATGCAAGTATGGagcaaaaaaaatcaagaacaaattactctaaggctctatatatcataatttacatTTTTGCCCTCTTGttcaaaatttaattgatatGCTCCCTCATTTTTGTTTCTGTTAACATTTCAGCCACTCAgtttatttttggtgttagtcaaatAAGTCAAATGagttaataaaaagaaaaatagtccttaaatttatttttgacacatataaataaaaattatatttttatgaaattcgGTGGTTTAATAAATCCAATTTAATCTATTACACTTTTCTtaccatttaattttttttaattgaatctTTTTAATTTCTCTTGCTTCATTTGCTTTTGAaaactaaaaagttaaaattttaaaaaattgaatcaaagtcattaaatcattaaattttataataatataattcttatctatacatataaaaatataagtgtactctaatttttttaattaaggcCTTTGACTCTACCAAATCTGAATagaatgattaaaatgttaacggaaataaaaatataggaccatattgtttgattttcaaacaacaGGGACAAAATTAAGAATCACATACTTGGAGACCtaaaagtaatttgctctacAGTCAACTAGATGTTGAAAACAAAACACCTAACTTCACAAAAAACCAGAAAAACGACATCAATATCTAAATCGGAATTACAGAACTATTTGATTGCTATTGAATAGTTCTTAGAAAAAGTTAATGGTTTGTTCTAATATTTTGTATTTGCCTAAGTATGTACATAGCTGCACATAAATGATAAAATTGCGGAACGCCTGAACCTAAATTTTCATATATGcatataaaagttaaaagaagacacaatttttgttattatagCGATTAAAAGTTAAGGCGTCTTATAAAGTTCCACCAAGCCTAGAAAGTCATGGCAAGGGAAATAGCACTTGATGGAGACAAAATGCCAACTTACTAGTTTTaacaaaaagcaaaaaaaaacaaaaaaacccaTCTATTATAAATACCAATGAGGTAAAAGGGTTTGTGATGGTTTTCTTAATACTTGAATGATACGAAATCCAATGTGCAAGGCTTACTTGACATCAAAAAGTAGAACTAGCATGAGAAATAGCAAAGTAACTGTAGTTCTAGTACTTATGAATTTAGCAATGAGTGATCAAGACTGAATTAAATTAGAAAGATGGCGCCTACGAATGCTAATAGAGAGAGAAGAAAAGTGCAAGGCTTTAGTGCTAGGTGGAGACTGATATGTAAGAGCTAGAATGCAAGGAATCATTTTCACATtctaaataaaagaataaatctAGAGCATAATCAGATGATAAACTGCCAATAAGGAATGTAAAGCAGGCTGTACAGAAGTAGAATTTGAGTAGCAACTTACACAAAGAGGTTGAAGGAACAAAGCAGCACTCTTACCTTTCATTCTTTTAGGGAGTGGTTCCTCTTCATTGCTTCTAATGCGTCTCTTTTTGTTGGTTACTCTGCTTCTATTCCATTTTTCCTGCACATCTTCGTATATCAGGTGTACCCCACACGTTTTCACCTTTAATTCTTTCCTATTGAGTCCCCATCCACTAAAAACACGGAACTTAAAAGAAGCGTTGTTGACACTGAAACCATTTTCTATGAGCCATTTGTTTTTCTTAGAATCCCAATTTAAGTCATACCAAAGGAATACATGTTCTGATTCGGTCACAGCATAACGTTTCTTGCAATTACTATAGTGCGAATGTTCTTTGCCATTAGCATTTTTGAAGTGGCAATCACATCTAAAATAGAGCCAGTTGGAAGAGAGAGAGTTCAATTGGAAGAGACAGATCTcaagaacaaaagaaaaggcAAAACCAAGGAACAAAGTGGTAAAGCTAAAAGGAGGGAACTTAGTTGCTATTAAAGATCCTTGGCTTTGATAGCTGTACCAATCTGGTATTTCACTTCCTGGAATACAAGCTTCATAAAAAAACTCGAAGTGCTTCCGCTGAAAAAAAGATgaccatataaaaaaaaaatcaaataagcaCTATGATATATCTTTCGAGGAAGAAAGTGAAGAGAGCTTACAGAAGCTTCATAAGAAAACATGGAGTGCTTCCTCTGAAAAAAAAGATgaccatataaaaaaaatcaaataagcaCTATGATAAATCTTTAAAGGAAGAAAGTGAAGAGAGCTTACAGCATCCTTAAAAGCAATGGATAATTCTTTCAAGATCAACCATGCATCTGCAAGAATATTGGAAAGAGCATCGTCATCCAAGTTCACACAATTACAATAATTGAACCAGTGATGGGAAGGTAAAACTGCGGTTACAATATGATAAGATACTTCTGCAGTTCCCAAAGATGTACAATTTTCAAGTTGGAGTTGGCTTAGCTGCTGCGGAAGCTTAGGCAAACTTTGTAGTCTCTTGCAGTTTTTTAGACTCAATTTCTCTAACGATAATAAAGAGACAATGTCATTGGGGATCTCTACAAGTAAAGTCCTATCAAGACTTAGCTTCTCTAAAGAATCCAAACCATATAGAAGAGGCAATTCCTCAAGTTTTGAGCAGCCACCGAGATCGAGATCTTTTAAAGAGCTCAAACCATTTAAAGGAGGCAATTTGGATAATATTGAGCAGCCTCTGAGGTCAAGAACTTGAAGGTATTTCAACTTGCAAATGCTATCTGGGAGTGTCTTGAGATTTTTACAGTCAAACATAAATAAAGAAACAAGTGATGGTGAGGAATATCCAATCGAAGATGGCAATTCTTCTATTGCGGTCATACTTAAATCCAACTTTTTAATGTTTCCTTTTATCTCTGGCAGCTTATGAAGATTTTGGCAGCCGCTGAGATTAAGGTGTGAGGTATCTTCATTGGAAACACAACTCAACCGGAGCTTGATTGGAAGATTTGTAATATTTATGCAAGAATACATATTTATGTACACAAGATTGTCAAGAAATTGAATTGATGAGGACCACTCTTCCACTCCAGAGTTGCTTATATCAAACTGTTGTATGTTTGGCGGAATCTCTGGAAGAGTCTTCAGCTTCTTGCACCCATGTAGATAGAGATGGGTAAGATTATAAAGGAGCTTTATGGATGAGTCAATCTCACCCAAACTTTCACATAAAAAAAGGTCTATTTTATACAATCTTGTAGCTGAAGAGAGATCAGGGAGTCTCATTAGTTGCCGGCACCCGAAAAGCTCCAACTTCTTTAAATTTCGAGGACACTGCACGTGTGATATCAAAGCATTATTGACATTCCTATTCTAGAGAAAATATAGTTTAAAAAGTTGTTTGAAGATGTGGACCTTATCTCCATCCCAAAGGTGTGTGATATTGctgtttggcatgttaagttcAACAAGATTCTCCATGAAACTTTTTGAAGGCAAAGACTTGTAAGGATATTCTTCCCAGTGGATAAGACTTAGCATGCTAGGGAGACACTTAAGATACTCTGATTGACCAGATTCAAGCATGAAGACAGGCTTTTGTTCCCTTTGTCTATGTCTATAAAACTTGAGCAACCTTAAGTTTGGCATCCGTGAG is a window of Mercurialis annua linkage group LG2, ddMerAnnu1.2, whole genome shotgun sequence DNA encoding:
- the LOC126669006 gene encoding disease resistance-like protein DSC1 isoform X2, yielding MASTSSAKTIYDVFLSFRGADTRDNFTSHLRQKLLDNKIETFIDDRIHRGEKIESSLMKVIQESQLSVIVFSKRYATSPWCLDELVKIIECRELTGRTVLPIFYNVDPSHVQHQTGIFGDAFEELEAEHSHSMAKWRKALTEAATLSGWDSQNYRPDSKLVEVVVKDIINKISPASYSICNDLVGIDSHIWQILPLLCIESLDVRVLGLWGMGGIGKTTIAEALVSQMSNQYDGCCILSNVREESSKSGLIHLRKCLFSKILGDDILSIEMSHVLPTSVVNRLRRKKVIVVLDDVSDSEQLEVLAGNRSWFCPGSRVIVTSRDKQVLLNMADSIYEVKGLDDIDAHRLLILKAFKDEHPPENYTNLLARALNYSKGVPLALKVLGSHLCKRSPREWEFVLDKLKQSPDLKIQKILEVSYDELDNEAKNIFLDIACFFKGSRRYWVEDILNGCGFSSSWGIMCLIDKCLLTIGSCNTLDMHDLIQEMGRHIAQREGSRLENSKVICQMLANTKGKESVQGICLDLSKTDKIFLHPKSFSRMPNLRLLKFYRHRQREQKPVFMLESGQSEYLKCLPSMLSLIHWEEYPYKSLPSKSFMENLVELNMPNSNITHLWDGDKCPRNLKKLELFGCRQLMRLPDLSSATRLYKIDLFLCESLGEIDSSIKLLYNLTHLYLHGCKKLKTLPEIPPNIQQFDISNSGVEEWSSSIQFLDNLVYINMYSCINITNLPIKLRLSCVSNEDTSHLNLSGCQNLHKLPEIKGNIKKLDLSMTAIEELPSSIGYSSPSLVSLFMFDCKNLKTLPDSICKLKYLQVLDLRGCSILSKLPPLNGLSSLKDLDLGGCSKLEELPLLYGLDSLEKLSLDRTLLVEIPNDIVSLLSLEKLSLKNCKRLQSLPKLPQQLSQLQLENCTSLGTAEVSYHIVTAVLPSHHWFNYCNCVNLDDDALSNILADAWLILKELSIAFKDARKHFEFFYEACIPGSEIPDWYSYQSQGSLIATKFPPFSFTTLFLGFAFSFVLEICLFQLNSLSSNWLYFRCDCHFKNANGKEHSHYSNCKKRYAVTESEHVFLWYDLNWDSKKNKWLIENGFSVNNASFKFRVFSGWGLNRKELKVKTCGVHLIYEDVQEKWNRSRVTNKKRRIRSNEEEPLPKRMKDDSEDVMESEGTDEDEDEEDADEEELDLESETSYKDEDEDENEDKDAVDEWKKKVRSDELDFDSEFEFGSEFEFDYEFEGIDEDENK
- the LOC126669006 gene encoding disease resistance-like protein DSC1 isoform X1, giving the protein MASTSSAKTIYDVFLSFRGADTRDNFTSHLRQKLLDNKIETFIDDRIHRGEKIESSLMKVIQESQLSVIVFSKRYATSPWCLDELVKIIECRELTGRTVLPIFYNVDPSHVQHQTGIFGDAFEELEAEHSHSMAKWRKALTEAATLSGWDSQNYRPDSKLVEVVVKDIINKISPASYSICNDLVGIDSHIWQILPLLCIESLDVRVLGLWGMGGIGKTTIAEALVSQMSNQYDGCCILSNVREESSKSGLIHLRKCLFSKILGDDILSIEMSHVLPTSVVNRLRRKKVIVVLDDVSDSEQLEVLAGNRSWFCPGSRVIVTSRDKQVLLNMADSIYEVKGLDDIDAHRLLILKAFKDEHPPENYTNLLARALNYSKGVPLALKVLGSHLCKRSPREWEFVLDKLKQSPDLKIQKILEVSYDELDNEAKNIFLDIACFFKGSRRYWVEDILNGCGFSSSWGIMCLIDKCLLTIGSCNTLDMHDLIQEMGRHIAQREGSRLENSKVICQMLANTKGKESVQGICLDLSKTDKIFLHPKSFSRMPNLRLLKFYRHRQREQKPVFMLESGQSEYLKCLPSMLSLIHWEEYPYKSLPSKSFMENLVELNMPNSNITHLWDGDKCPRNLKKLELFGCRQLMRLPDLSSATRLYKIDLFLCESLGEIDSSIKLLYNLTHLYLHGCKKLKTLPEIPPNIQQFDISNSGVEEWSSSIQFLDNLVYINMYSCINITNLPIKLRLSCVSNEDTSHLNLSGCQNLHKLPEIKGNIKKLDLSMTAIEELPSSIGYSSPSLVSLFMFDCKNLKTLPDSICKLKYLQVLDLRGCSILSKLPPLNGLSSLKDLDLGGCSKLEELPLLYGLDSLEKLSLDRTLLVEIPNDIVSLLSLEKLSLKNCKRLQSLPKLPQQLSQLQLENCTSLGTAEVSYHIVTAVLPSHHWFNYCNCVNLDDDALSNILADAWLILKELSIAFKDARKHSMFSYEASRKHFEFFYEACIPGSEIPDWYSYQSQGSLIATKFPPFSFTTLFLGFAFSFVLEICLFQLNSLSSNWLYFRCDCHFKNANGKEHSHYSNCKKRYAVTESEHVFLWYDLNWDSKKNKWLIENGFSVNNASFKFRVFSGWGLNRKELKVKTCGVHLIYEDVQEKWNRSRVTNKKRRIRSNEEEPLPKRMKDDSEDVMESEGTDEDEDEEDADEEELDLESETSYKDEDEDENEDKDAVDEWKKKVRSDELDFDSEFEFGSEFEFDYEFEGIDEDENK
- the LOC126669006 gene encoding disease resistance protein RPV1-like isoform X3, with protein sequence MASTSSAKTIYDVFLSFRGADTRDNFTSHLRQKLLDNKIETFIDDRIHRGEKIESSLMKVIQESQLSVIVFSKRYATSPWCLDELVKIIECRELTGRTVLPIFYNVDPSHVQHQTGIFGDAFEELEAEHSHSMAKWRKALTEAATLSGWDSQNYRPDSKLVEVVVKDIINKISPASYSICNDLVGIDSHIWQILPLLCIESLDVRVLGLWGMGGIGKTTIAEALVSQMSNQYDGCCILSNVREESSKSGLIHLRKCLFSKILGDDILSIEMSHVLPTSVVNRLRRKKVIVVLDDVSDSEQLEVLAGNRSWFCPGSRVIVTSRDKQVLLNMADSIYEVKGLDDIDAHRLLILKAFKDEHPPENYTNLLARALNYSKGVPLALKVLGSHLCKRSPREWEFVLDKLKQSPDLKIQKILEVSYDELDNEAKNIFLDIACFFKGSRRYWVEDILNGCGFSSSWGIMCLIDKCLLTIGSCNTLDMHDLIQEMGRHIAQREGSRLENSKVICQMLANTKGKESVQGICLDLSKTDKIFLHPKSFSRMPNLRLLKFYRHRQREQKPVFMLESGQSEYLKCLPSMLSLIHWEEYPYKSLPSKSFMENLVELNMPNSNITHLWDGDKCPRNLKKLELFGCRQLMRLPDLSSATRLYKIDLFLCESLGEIDSSIKLLYNLTHLYLHGCKKLKTLPEIPPNIQQFDISNSGVEEWSSSIQFLDNLVYINMYSCINITNLPIKLRLSCVSNEDTSHLNLSGCQNLHKLPEIKGNIKKLDLSMTAIEELPSSIGYSSPSLVSLFMFDCKNLKTLPDSICKLKYLQVLDLRGCSILSKLPPLNGLSSLKDLDLGGCSKLEELPLLYGLDSLEKLSLDRTLLVEIPNDIVSLLSLEKLSLKNCKRLQSLPKLPQQLSQLQLENCTSLGTAEVSYHIVTAVLPSHHWFNYCNCVNLDDDALSNILADAWLILKELSIAFKDARKHSMFSYEASEKWNRSRVTNKKRRIRSNEEEPLPKRMKDDSEDVMESEGTDEDEDEEDADEEELDLESETSYKDEDEDENEDKDAVDEWKKKVRSDELDFDSEFEFGSEFEFDYEFEGIDEDENK